The Limosilactobacillus panis DNA segment CCCCGTTGATTTCCCTGCTGATGGTCGGGGTGGCCTTCCTTACCTCCTTTAGTATCGTTACCAACCTGGTCGATAAGTTTAACTTCCCATTCTCTAACTTCACCCAGGTTTTCATGGTGATTGTTCTGTTCGGAATTGGGACCGACTATAACATCCTGCTGTATAACCGCTTCAAGGAAAACCTTGGCCAGGGGATGGGAAAGTGGGAAGCCACCCGTAACGCCCAGAAAAATGCGGGGCGGACCATCCTCTACTCCGGTTCCTCACTTCTGATTGGTTTTACTTCCCTGGGCCTGGCTCGCTTCTCGGTTTACCAGTCTGCCGTTGGGGTCGCTGTTGGGGTTGCTGTTTTGCTGGTTACCCTCTTAACTTTGAACCCCTTCTTCATGGCCGTCTTAGGCAAGAAGATGTTTTGGCCGGACAAGCGGTTTACTGGTGAATCCAGCAGTAAAATTTGGCACAAGATGGCCAACACTTCGGTTCACCACCCGATTGTCAGCCTCATCTTGGTATTTATCATTTTGTTACCAATTGGTCTTTCCTATAAGAACCACCTGAACTACAATGATGCCGATGAAATCAGCAATACGACGCCTTCAAAGAAAGGGTTTAACGTTGTTGAGGATCACTTTTCGAAGGGGACGGCCGAACCGGTTACGGTTTATATCAAGGCCAACCACAAGTTAGATAATGAAGAGAACCTACTGCTGATTGACCGACTGACTAACCAGCTGAAGGACAGTAAGGACGTTAAGACTGTTACTTCCGTGACCCAACCGGCCGGGAGCAAGGTCAACCAGCTGTATGTTAACAACCAACTCAAGCAGATTACGGGCCAACTTGGCAAGGCTCAGGGGAGTCTGTCACAACTTTCCTCTGGGATGGCTGGCCAGGCCGCAATGCAGTCTGCTTCCATGGGGGCAGCGGGTGCTTCAGCCATGGCACAACAACAGGCAATGATGTCTGGAATGAGTCAGATGACTTCCGGCCTTCAGCAGGGTGGCGACTACCTGACTGGCCTGCAAAATTCGGCTGCCGGTAAGACCTTCTACCTGCCGCAAAATCAGCTGAGTAACCCTGAAATTCAGCAATCGATGCGGACCTACTTGTCACAGAACAAGAAGACCGCGCAAATTACGGTTATCCTAAATTCCAACCCTAGTGGTGGACGGGCTACCAACGCGGTTAATGACCTGACCAACGTTGCCAAGTACTCCCTGAAGGGGACTAAGTTGGGCAACGCCACCGTGGTTGTCGGTGGTCAGAGCTCGAAGATCAATGACACGAAGACGGTTGCCGGTGGCGACTTTGTTCGGACGGCAATCATCATGATTGTTGGGATTGGCCTGGCCCTGATCTACGTTACCCGGTCACTATTGCAGCCGGTTTACGTTCTCGGAACGCTGGTTACGGCTTACCTGGCCGCTTTGTCAATCACCCATATTTTGACCCATCTTATTCTTGGGCGCCCAATGCTGACCTGGAACACCCCATTCTTCAGCTTTATCATGCTGATTGCCCTGGGGGTTGACTACAGCATCTTCTTAATCATGCGTTACCGGAATACGGATAACGAGCATTACCTGCCAACGGAGCGGATTGTGATGGCCTCATCTGCAATCGGAACGGTCGTAATCTCAGCCGTAATTATCCTGAGTGGGACCTTTGCATCACTGATTCCGTCTGGTATCCCAACCTTAATTGAGGTGGCCATGACCGTAATTATCGGACTGATTATTCTGGTAATTATTATTCCGCTGGTTGTTCCAAGTACGATTCACTTGACATACCCAATGTGTTCCGCGATGCGTGATAACCAAGCAAAGCGGCAGGCCGCTGAAAATTAGAATAATGAAGCTGTGACATATAGTTATATAAAAAGGGCTCTAGCCATCCGGAAAAATCCGGGCGCTAGAGTCCTTTTTGTGCCTTCTAACGACTAGCTTAACTGGAGCGTGAAGCCGTTTACGCGCGAATACTAGTCTTAAAAAGACTTGAGATAAAGATTAAACCTTGGTAGATACCGTAAGCAAGTAAGATCGTCAGGCCAATCAAAGAAACTGCCAGCAGGACATTGAACCAGGCCGACTGGTGGAAGCTGAGGATTGCCGTGTTATGCCCCCGTTGCTGGTAAACGTAAGGAGCACCAACACGAGAACGCTGGAAGTGTCTAAGCCGGTGACCGTTGACGGTAAGCCGGGACTCCTGGTAGGTGATGATGGGGAGGCGGACCTTTCCCGAGCGCTTGGCATTCCAGGAAAGACAGAGCCGTCCCTTCGGAAGGACAGTGTGCTTGAAGTCTTTAGCATGGCGGATGACCTGGTCCTGGTAGGCATATGAGCGGACGTAGGTGCGGTTGAGGTACTTCTTGGGAATCGGCAGGTAGTCGGGGACCCGCTTTTCGACTTTCATCAGCAGTTGTCCAGGATAGTCGGTGTGGACAGACCGTCGCAGGCTCTTAGAGTTGTTTGTCACCCAGGCCAAGGCCGTTGAACTATTTAAGACCTCATCTGATTCGTAGATGGCAGTCCGCCGAAAGACGCTAGTTGTCGTTGGGATTACAACCTGGAAAAGGGTAAAGAGCAAGAGACCAGAAACCAGCCGCAAGCGAAGTCGGTCATGCGGTGCTGCATCGATAAGTTGCTGGCAGCTCATCGCAATCCCCACTAGCAAGAGGGGGTAGGCAATCACGGTCAACCGGTTAGGAAACTGCAAAGTGGTTTGCAGGATTGGAACTGCTTTTTGGATGCTTTCCCAAGGGAACCAGGTCGAACTGATCAAGAGGATGATGGTCCCCATGATGGTGACCGTGTTGTTAACGAGTGACCGCTTGAAGGTGAAAATCACGTAAACCAGCTGGAGGGCAAACAAGATCCAACAGAAGTAGATCAGGTATTGACGGGTGCTGGTAAACTGTGATGGCGTCAATGCGTTGATTTGCATATCAAATGGTGCCGGCTGGGCAATATGGTTATGGAGGTTGAGCATCAAAAGGGCGCCCCAAACGTTACCGGTCAGGATAACCGTCCCCATGACTGCCTTGGCCGTATCCCAAAGCATTTGGCCCCGCTTAGTTGAAAGGATTAAACCAATGATAAAGAAGGGCACAAGCGTCAGGGTGAAGAAAATGGAACTCAACAGGTGGATCTGAATGATGACCGTCATTAAAGTCATCAGAGAGAGCCAGTGAACTGGGCGGTCATGGTCCGTAATCATCGTAATACCAACCATGATCATGTACGGGGCGAGAGCAGCCCCCCAGGCGTTCATGTTTTGTGCCAGTTCCCACCGGGGAAGCCAGCCAATACACAGGAAGATTAGGCTAACCAACAGGACTATCCGGCGACAAGCATGGACCTTGGTAGCCAGCTGGTACATTCCCACCCCGCCGATGAAGTAGACAAGAAAGCTTGAAATAACCTGGTAGCGAAACCAAGTCCCCAAAATGCCGAGCAAAATGCCGTTAAGGTAGGCAAAGAGGGGGCCGTAAACGGCGTTAATAATTCGGCCACTCTGTTGGAAGGAGTAGTTACTCTGAAAATAACTCCAGTTTCCCTGCTGGATCTGCTTAGCGGCATCGTAGAAGCGGTTAAAGTGGAAAATTGAATCCGTCCCGAGAATTACCCCGTGGGATATAATCTGCGGATACATGATTATGTAAGTCATCACGGCAATCGCTAGGTAGGGCAGGGCCCAGTTGATAACTTTTTTACTCTGTTCTTTCATGATTCATCTCTCAATTTCAAACAATTATTTGTATTATAAGACAAACCCATGTTATAAGGGAGTAAAAATCAAAACGGTTTACCAAAATTAATGTGATTATTCCACTGCGGCATTAAGATCCTGTTGTACAATAGACGGTATATTCGAAGAGAAAGTAGATGAGGTAATGCTAGCAATTTTCCTGTCAGCCGTTTCTGGTGTTTTAATTATTTTAGTAATGGTCGTGGTGGGCTTCGTAATGAATGAACGGGGCTGGTTCAACGAACAGTCGCCCCGCATCATTTCCCGCCTAGTTACCCAGGTTTCTTTACCTTGCTACATGGTTACCACCATCATGCACGATTTTTCTGCCGGACAACTGAAGAACCTTTTACCGGACCTCCGTTACCCGGTGATCTCGATGCTAATCCTGTTTGCCCTTTCCTTCGCGGTCGCCCGGGCGATTGGCATCAAGCGGTCCCACATTGGCCTGTTTTCGTCAATGTTTTTCAACTCCAACACGGTTTTCATTGGTCTGCCAATCAACCTGGCCCTGTTTGGTAATTCTTCAATCCCCTACGTGCTGGTTTACTACATGGCAAACACGACCTTCTTCTGGACCCTGGGGGTGTGGTTGATTCAAAAAGACGGCATGCACGAGGCCAAGATTGATCCCCTGACGGCACTGAAAAAGATCTTTTCACCGCCGCTGTTGGGCTTCATTTTGGGGGTCATCTTGGTAATCCTCCATGTCCACCTGCCGAAGTTCATCATGAGTGACCTTTCATACATTGGGGGGCTAACCATCCCAATGTCGATGATCTTTATTGGTATTGCCATCTCTAACGCCGGGTTGAGCCGGGTAAAGATTTCCCGGGATGCCCTGGGAATTCTTTTAGGACGTTTCCTCTTGGCACCTGCCTTGATGGCACTTTTGGTCTTGCCGAGTTCAATGTCGCCACTGATGAAGCAGGTCTTTATCCTCCAAGCGGCGATGCCGGTAATGACGAACGCACCGGTTGTTTCCAAGCTGTACCATGCCGACTCTAGTTACGCCGCAATTATGGTCACGGAAACGACCGTCCTCAGTGTGATTGTCATTCCAATCCTGATGGTAATCATCAAGACCTTCTTATAGGAAATATTTGATAATTTCCCGGGAAATACGCTATCATTAAATTGTAAAAGGGAGAGCGAGAAAGAATTATGGTAGACTTAGTAATCGTGCGTCACGGGCAGAGTCAGGCAAACCATGACAACATCTTCACTGGTTGGACGGATGTCCCGTTAACTGACAAGGGAATTGCCCAGGGAATTGCGGTTGGCAAGGCCTTGAAGGTAACTGGCATTCAGTTTAGCGATGCTAATACCTCCTACATGTCCCGGGCAATTGTCACGACAAACATTATTCTGGATGAAATCGACCAACTTTATATTCCGGTTCACAAGACCTGGCGGTTGAACGAACGGCATTACGGCGCCCTTTCAGGCCGTAATAAGGCCGTCGTTAAGGAAAAAGTCGGGGCCGACCAGCTTCACCGTTGGCGGCGGGGGTACAGTGAAGTACCGCCAAAGTTGACGACCCGTCAGCACGACCGGCGTTATGACCGGCTTGGCATTAAGATGCCCCTTAGTGAGAGCCTGGCAATGACCCAGAAGCGTCTGTTGCCGTTTTGGGAAGACCAGGTAGCACCCCGGTTGCTTGACGGTAAGAATCAGCTGATTGTTGCCCACGGCAGCTCGCTCCGGGCCCTGATTAAGTACCTCGATCAAATTCCGGACGACCAGATTGACAAGGTGGAAGTACCAAACGGTAAGCCGATTTGGTATAAGTTCGATAACCACCTCCGCATCGTTAACAAGACATTTATTACTATGGATGGTGAATAAGATGGCAATTCATGAACTTGAAAATAACCCGGATCTTAAGGGCCAAGTGCGGTTGATTGATAACGTTACCTATGCGGCAATTGACGGGCGGCCCCTTAAGATGGCAATCCTGGAACCGTGGACCCAGCGTTTTCCGCTGAAGTATAGCCCATTGCCGCGGCCATTAATTGTCTTTGTTCAGGGAAGTTCCTGGCGTGTGGGCAAGATGGGGGAGCAGATTCCCCAGTTAATTCAGTTTGTTAAGGCTGGCTATGTGGTCGCCACAGTCCAACACCGTAACACCCTGGATGGCTATCCGTTCCCGGCATTTCTCCAGGACGTTAAGACCGCAATTCGCTACCTCCGGCGACACGCTATTAAGTATGCAATTGATCCCGAGAAGGTGGCTATTTGGGGGACGTCATCCGGAGCCAATGCGGCCATGCTGGTGGCACTGACCGAAGATGACCCCCGGTATGCCGGCCACCTCTATTTGACCGAGTCCGACCGTGTCAACGCGGTTGTCAGTTGCTTTGCCCCGATGGATATCAAGGATACCTTTGAGTACACGGCGGCGGTACCGGGCAGTGAATTATTGAAGTTCTGCCTGCTTGGGATGGACACGAAGAAGTGGTCAGAAAAGGAAAAGGAGATGAGTCCCCTGTACCAGGTAAAACCTGGCCAGGACTACCCACCATTCCTCTTACTTCACGGTGACGCCGATAAGGTTGTTCCTTACCACCAGATGGAGGACATGTACCACAAGCTGACCGATGAAGGCTATGATGTTGAAGCCTACCGGGTAAAGGGCGCTAACCACGAAAAGGACTTTTGGAGCGCAAAAGTTTATCAGGTCGTCCAGAAATTCCTCGACCAGCAACTTAAGAATTAAAAATAAAGGACCCTTAGCGGTGTGTCGTCAGTTGACACGGTGCTAAGGGTCCTTTTAATTATTCATCTTTTACATACTGGAGAATATCACCGGGCCGGCAATCCAGAACCTGGCAAATCTTTTCGAGAGTAGCAAAGCGAATCCCGCGGGCCTTACCAGTCTTAAGAATTGACAGGTTTGCTGGTGTGATGCCAATTCGCTTAGCAAGCTCCTTAGAGGTAATCCCCCTTTGGCCCATCACCAGTCCTAAAGTTACCTTAATCATTGACTCACCACCTAAATAATGTTGTCGGCGTCTTGCTGGAGCGCGATTCCCCGCTTGAAGATCAAGTAAATAATTAGCAGAAAAACAATAAATCCAATGCCGTCACTAAAGTTGTCTTCTGTCATTACAATGAAGCTGACAAATGGTTTAACTTGAACCAGGCGTAGCCAGATGGTGGTGATACCACTAATGATTAACCCAGCGATTTCCAGCCACAAAAGTTGCTGTAATGCCTGACAGTTAGCTGCAATAAAGTAGTGGCCCCGGTTAAGATTGTCCAATAAACGGTGAGTTGCTAGTAATCCAGCGAAGGCAAGAGCAGCGACGATTACTGCTACTAGTCCCTGAATGACGAGGTTAATGGTTAGGTGGCCGCCAAGAAACGTACGGGGTGAAACTAGGCAACAAATTCCGGCAATCACGGTTGCAAAGGCGGTAAAGAAGGTGGCAACGATACCGAGGTCAATGGCTACCTGGGCTAATCCTAAAACGAACTTGATTAACTTTTCTCTCATCATCAGTCACTCCTCCAGTGATTCTTATTTACAAAATTATTGTAAAGCAATAATTAAATATCGTCAAACAATAATTGAAGTGGACCAAATAAAAAGAGCCAGCACTTAATGCCGACTCAGTAAGTGATTTATTTGGCTAATTATGATATTAGGCAAGGGTGCCCATTGGATCCCATGGCTTGAGGACGATTGGCTCCTGGGCCTGTTCTTTCAGCAGCTTTTCTGACAGGTACTTCTTGTTAATAACAATTTGGAAGCAGTATTGATCCATCCAGTCGTCACTCATAACGAAGTAGCCCTTGTGACCAACCTTGTTTCCCCAGGAGTTTTCGACCTTCCACTTGGTTGGCTGGCCATCAACCAGGTCAACTCCGGTTAATACCATGGCGTGATCCATCATGCTTTGACCGTAGTCCAGCATTTGGGCCTTAGTCATGTCCAGGTCAACGTCAAAAAGTTCGTTGTAACGGTATGTGTTGAGGGCCATAATCCCGAGCTTGGTTTCAGAATACTTGACCACATCGGATCCAAAC contains these protein-coding regions:
- a CDS encoding MMPL family transporter, encoding MKKLFHDHFFALLAWILILVISVVALPDVNQLTRSHSQITLPKSTQSQIAQTIQQKHWGHHVNNTYQVVAVFNNGNKKMSAKDKQNVQKTISRLQKHEGKYGIKAILGPNDNAATRKQLISKDKTTQLVQLNVSKKHGTLQKINKQLSSAVKTDGVKTYVTGADILNDDFSGAVQKGIKKTEVISVIFIFVVLLLVFRSPITPLISLLMVGVAFLTSFSIVTNLVDKFNFPFSNFTQVFMVIVLFGIGTDYNILLYNRFKENLGQGMGKWEATRNAQKNAGRTILYSGSSLLIGFTSLGLARFSVYQSAVGVAVGVAVLLVTLLTLNPFFMAVLGKKMFWPDKRFTGESSSKIWHKMANTSVHHPIVSLILVFIILLPIGLSYKNHLNYNDADEISNTTPSKKGFNVVEDHFSKGTAEPVTVYIKANHKLDNEENLLLIDRLTNQLKDSKDVKTVTSVTQPAGSKVNQLYVNNQLKQITGQLGKAQGSLSQLSSGMAGQAAMQSASMGAAGASAMAQQQAMMSGMSQMTSGLQQGGDYLTGLQNSAAGKTFYLPQNQLSNPEIQQSMRTYLSQNKKTAQITVILNSNPSGGRATNAVNDLTNVAKYSLKGTKLGNATVVVGGQSSKINDTKTVAGGDFVRTAIIMIVGIGLALIYVTRSLLQPVYVLGTLVTAYLAALSITHILTHLILGRPMLTWNTPFFSFIMLIALGVDYSIFLIMRYRNTDNEHYLPTERIVMASSAIGTVVISAVIILSGTFASLIPSGIPTLIEVAMTVIIGLIILVIIIPLVVPSTIHLTYPMCSAMRDNQAKRQAAEN
- a CDS encoding cell division protein; translation: MKEQSKKVINWALPYLAIAVMTYIIMYPQIISHGVILGTDSIFHFNRFYDAAKQIQQGNWSYFQSNYSFQQSGRIINAVYGPLFAYLNGILLGILGTWFRYQVISSFLVYFIGGVGMYQLATKVHACRRIVLLVSLIFLCIGWLPRWELAQNMNAWGAALAPYMIMVGITMITDHDRPVHWLSLMTLMTVIIQIHLLSSIFFTLTLVPFFIIGLILSTKRGQMLWDTAKAVMGTVILTGNVWGALLMLNLHNHIAQPAPFDMQINALTPSQFTSTRQYLIYFCWILFALQLVYVIFTFKRSLVNNTVTIMGTIILLISSTWFPWESIQKAVPILQTTLQFPNRLTVIAYPLLLVGIAMSCQQLIDAAPHDRLRLRLVSGLLLFTLFQVVIPTTTSVFRRTAIYESDEVLNSSTALAWVTNNSKSLRRSVHTDYPGQLLMKVEKRVPDYLPIPKKYLNRTYVRSYAYQDQVIRHAKDFKHTVLPKGRLCLSWNAKRSGKVRLPIITYQESRLTVNGHRLRHFQRSRVGAPYVYQQRGHNTAILSFHQSAWFNVLLAVSLIGLTILLAYGIYQGLIFISSLFKTSIRA
- a CDS encoding AEC family transporter, which encodes MLAIFLSAVSGVLIILVMVVVGFVMNERGWFNEQSPRIISRLVTQVSLPCYMVTTIMHDFSAGQLKNLLPDLRYPVISMLILFALSFAVARAIGIKRSHIGLFSSMFFNSNTVFIGLPINLALFGNSSIPYVLVYYMANTTFFWTLGVWLIQKDGMHEAKIDPLTALKKIFSPPLLGFILGVILVILHVHLPKFIMSDLSYIGGLTIPMSMIFIGIAISNAGLSRVKISRDALGILLGRFLLAPALMALLVLPSSMSPLMKQVFILQAAMPVMTNAPVVSKLYHADSSYAAIMVTETTVLSVIVIPILMVIIKTFL
- a CDS encoding 2,3-diphosphoglycerate-dependent phosphoglycerate mutase, with translation MVDLVIVRHGQSQANHDNIFTGWTDVPLTDKGIAQGIAVGKALKVTGIQFSDANTSYMSRAIVTTNIILDEIDQLYIPVHKTWRLNERHYGALSGRNKAVVKEKVGADQLHRWRRGYSEVPPKLTTRQHDRRYDRLGIKMPLSESLAMTQKRLLPFWEDQVAPRLLDGKNQLIVAHGSSLRALIKYLDQIPDDQIDKVEVPNGKPIWYKFDNHLRIVNKTFITMDGE
- a CDS encoding alpha/beta hydrolase — its product is MAIHELENNPDLKGQVRLIDNVTYAAIDGRPLKMAILEPWTQRFPLKYSPLPRPLIVFVQGSSWRVGKMGEQIPQLIQFVKAGYVVATVQHRNTLDGYPFPAFLQDVKTAIRYLRRHAIKYAIDPEKVAIWGTSSGANAAMLVALTEDDPRYAGHLYLTESDRVNAVVSCFAPMDIKDTFEYTAAVPGSELLKFCLLGMDTKKWSEKEKEMSPLYQVKPGQDYPPFLLLHGDADKVVPYHQMEDMYHKLTDEGYDVEAYRVKGANHEKDFWSAKVYQVVQKFLDQQLKN
- a CDS encoding helix-turn-helix transcriptional regulator, with translation MIKVTLGLVMGQRGITSKELAKRIGITPANLSILKTGKARGIRFATLEKICQVLDCRPGDILQYVKDE
- a CDS encoding DUF2975 domain-containing protein, whose product is MMREKLIKFVLGLAQVAIDLGIVATFFTAFATVIAGICCLVSPRTFLGGHLTINLVIQGLVAVIVAALAFAGLLATHRLLDNLNRGHYFIAANCQALQQLLWLEIAGLIISGITTIWLRLVQVKPFVSFIVMTEDNFSDGIGFIVFLLIIYLIFKRGIALQQDADNII